One Nocardioides aromaticivorans genomic window carries:
- the ftsW gene encoding putative lipid II flippase FtsW: MRPSLRASVRRPGWTAALKDALDRPLTTYYLLLGATALLLTIGLIMVLSASSVYSYRETGDSYTVVRRQVMWVLIGVPCAFLASRVSVRWVRGLTYPAFSISLLLLALTAKVGVEVNGNKNWLDLGPVQIQPSEIAKLSLIIWASHIYANKERRLGNLHQMLVPVVPGMVLATSMVVIGRDLGTALVFFALLVAMLWVVGAPGKLFALAFSGVSVLALGLAATDGERLARIYNFADPFKDYHGTGWQPAHGLYAMASGGVFGEGIGASQQKWGQLPEAHTDFIFAVLGEELGLVGTLLVISLFLVLAYAGIRVARETKEPFVRYCTFGIVVWLLCQMIINVGMVLALLPVIGIPLPLVSYGGSSLLPTLAALGLVIGFARREPAAARALAQRRRARSAGLSARR, translated from the coding sequence CTGCGTCCCTCCCTCCGCGCGTCCGTACGACGCCCCGGCTGGACGGCCGCGCTCAAGGACGCCCTCGACCGTCCGCTCACGACCTACTACCTGCTCCTGGGCGCGACCGCGCTGCTGCTCACCATCGGCCTGATCATGGTGCTGAGCGCGTCGAGCGTGTACTCCTACCGCGAGACCGGCGACTCGTACACCGTGGTGCGCCGCCAGGTGATGTGGGTGCTCATCGGCGTCCCGTGCGCCTTCCTCGCCTCGCGGGTCTCGGTGCGCTGGGTGCGCGGCCTGACCTACCCCGCCTTCTCCATCTCCCTGCTGCTGCTCGCGCTCACGGCGAAGGTCGGCGTCGAGGTCAACGGCAACAAGAACTGGCTCGACCTCGGCCCGGTCCAGATCCAGCCGTCCGAGATCGCCAAGCTCTCCCTCATCATCTGGGCCAGCCACATCTACGCCAACAAGGAGCGCCGCCTCGGCAACCTGCACCAGATGCTGGTGCCGGTGGTGCCGGGCATGGTGCTGGCGACGTCGATGGTCGTCATCGGCCGCGACCTCGGCACGGCGCTGGTCTTCTTCGCGCTGCTGGTCGCGATGCTCTGGGTCGTCGGCGCGCCGGGCAAGCTCTTCGCCCTCGCGTTCTCGGGCGTCAGCGTGCTGGCCCTCGGCCTGGCGGCGACCGACGGCGAGCGCCTCGCCCGCATCTACAACTTCGCCGACCCGTTCAAGGACTACCACGGCACCGGCTGGCAGCCGGCCCACGGCCTCTACGCCATGGCGAGCGGCGGCGTGTTCGGCGAGGGCATCGGCGCCAGCCAGCAGAAGTGGGGCCAGCTGCCCGAGGCCCACACCGACTTCATCTTCGCCGTGCTCGGCGAGGAGCTGGGCCTGGTCGGCACGCTGCTCGTGATCTCGCTCTTCCTCGTCCTCGCCTACGCCGGCATCCGCGTCGCGCGCGAGACCAAGGAGCCGTTCGTCCGCTACTGCACGTTCGGCATCGTGGTCTGGCTGCTGTGCCAGATGATCATCAACGTCGGCATGGTGCTCGCCCTGCTCCCCGTGATCGGCATCCCGCTGCCCCTCGTCTCCTACGGTGGGTCCAGCCTGCTGCCGACGCTGGCCGCGCTCGGCCTCGTGATCGGCTTCGCCCGCCGCGAGCCGGCCGCCGCGCGGGCGCTGGCCCAGCGCCGGCGGGCCCGTTCGGCCGGGCTCTCCGCCCGCAGGTAG
- the ftsZ gene encoding cell division protein FtsZ → MAAAQNYLAIIKVVGIGGGGVNAVNRMIEVGLKGVEFIAINTDAQALLMSDADVKLDIGRELTRGLGAGANPDVGGKAAEDHAEEIEEVLKGADMVFVTAGEGGGTGTGGAPVVARIARSLGALTIGVVTRPFTFEGARRKKSADEGIERLREEVDTLIVIPNDRLLQISDRNVSMLDAFKQADQVLLQGVSGITDLITTPGLINVDFADVKAVMSNAGSALMGIGSARGEDRALQAAEMAISSPLLEASIDGAHGVLLSIAGGSDLGIFEINEAAAMVADAVHADANIIFGTIIDDALGDEVRVTVIAAGFDGGLPKRREETAIRRPQQSATPAARPASPSTPSGQSAPATPARQAPAEPTPAPAEPQPVGARTNPAPIQFDDGDDLDVPDFLK, encoded by the coding sequence GTGGCAGCTGCACAGAACTACCTGGCCATCATCAAGGTCGTCGGCATCGGTGGTGGCGGCGTCAACGCCGTCAACCGCATGATCGAGGTCGGCCTCAAGGGCGTCGAGTTCATCGCGATCAACACCGACGCCCAGGCGCTGCTGATGAGCGACGCCGACGTCAAGCTCGACATCGGCCGCGAGCTCACCCGCGGCCTCGGCGCGGGCGCCAACCCCGACGTGGGCGGCAAGGCCGCGGAGGACCACGCGGAGGAGATCGAGGAGGTGCTCAAGGGCGCCGACATGGTCTTCGTGACCGCGGGCGAGGGTGGCGGCACCGGAACGGGCGGCGCCCCCGTCGTCGCCCGGATCGCCCGTTCGCTCGGCGCGCTGACCATCGGTGTGGTGACCCGTCCGTTCACCTTCGAGGGCGCCCGCCGCAAGAAGTCCGCCGACGAGGGCATCGAGCGTCTCCGCGAGGAGGTCGACACCCTCATCGTCATCCCGAACGACCGGCTGCTGCAGATCTCCGACCGCAACGTGTCGATGCTCGACGCGTTCAAGCAGGCCGACCAGGTGCTGCTCCAGGGTGTCTCCGGCATCACCGACCTGATCACCACCCCCGGCCTCATCAACGTCGACTTCGCCGACGTCAAGGCCGTCATGAGCAACGCGGGCTCCGCGCTCATGGGCATCGGCTCGGCGCGCGGTGAGGACCGTGCCCTCCAGGCCGCCGAGATGGCGATCAGCAGCCCACTGCTCGAGGCCTCGATCGACGGCGCCCACGGCGTCCTGCTCTCGATCGCCGGCGGCTCGGACCTCGGCATCTTCGAGATCAACGAGGCCGCCGCGATGGTCGCCGACGCGGTCCACGCCGACGCCAACATCATCTTCGGCACGATCATCGACGACGCGCTCGGCGACGAGGTCCGGGTGACCGTCATCGCCGCCGGCTTCGACGGTGGCCTGCCGAAGCGTCGCGAGGAGACGGCCATCCGTCGTCCGCAGCAGTCCGCGACGCCGGCCGCCCGCCCCGCGTCCCCGTCCACGCCGTCCGGTCAGTCGGCTCCGGCGACGCCGGCGCGTCAGGCACCGGCCGAGCCCACGCCGGCCCCGGCCGAGCCGCAGCCGGTCGGCGCGCGCACCAACCCGGCGCCGATCCAGTTCGACGACGGCGACGACCTGGACGTGCCCGACTTCCTGAAGTGA
- the mraY gene encoding phospho-N-acetylmuramoyl-pentapeptide-transferase — protein MRAILLGGGIALLISLLGTRVVINLFTQWGYGQEIRDDGPTSHHTKRGTPTMGGVVIILAAVIGYFAAKLITLTSPSASALLLLFLFVGMGLVGFLDDFIKISKQRSLGLRSKAKMAGQTVIALVFGWLALSPMLEDENGRTPASEKVSFLRELDWFVLPTILAILLIWLFVAGFSNAVNLTDGLDGLAAGASVMVFGAYTLVNIWQNNQFCQDDPSATCYNVRDPLDLAIIAAAITGACFGFLWWNASPAKIFMGDTGSLALGSALAGFAILTRTELLLVVLGGLFVLETVSVMMQVGFFKLTKGKRIFRMAPIHHHFEMLGWEQVTVVIRFWIITGLFVATGLGIFYAEWVSRL, from the coding sequence ATGAGAGCCATCCTGCTCGGGGGCGGCATCGCGTTGCTGATCTCCCTGCTCGGCACCCGCGTGGTGATCAACCTCTTCACCCAGTGGGGCTACGGCCAGGAGATCCGCGACGACGGCCCGACCAGCCACCACACCAAGCGGGGCACGCCCACGATGGGCGGCGTCGTCATCATCCTGGCCGCCGTCATCGGCTACTTCGCGGCGAAGCTGATCACGCTGACCTCGCCGAGCGCGTCCGCGCTCCTGCTGCTCTTCCTGTTCGTCGGCATGGGCCTGGTCGGCTTCCTCGACGACTTCATCAAGATCTCCAAGCAGCGCAGCCTCGGCCTGCGCAGCAAGGCCAAGATGGCGGGCCAGACCGTCATCGCGCTGGTCTTCGGCTGGCTGGCCCTCTCGCCGATGCTGGAGGACGAGAACGGCCGCACGCCCGCGAGCGAGAAGGTCTCCTTCCTGCGCGAGCTCGACTGGTTCGTGCTGCCGACGATCCTCGCGATCCTGCTGATCTGGCTCTTCGTCGCCGGGTTCAGCAACGCGGTCAACCTCACCGACGGGCTCGACGGCCTCGCGGCCGGCGCCTCGGTGATGGTGTTCGGCGCGTACACGCTCGTGAACATCTGGCAGAACAACCAGTTCTGCCAGGACGACCCGAGCGCCACCTGCTACAACGTCCGGGACCCGCTCGACCTGGCGATCATCGCGGCGGCGATCACCGGCGCCTGCTTCGGCTTCCTGTGGTGGAACGCGTCGCCGGCCAAGATCTTCATGGGCGACACCGGTTCGCTCGCGCTGGGCAGCGCGCTCGCCGGCTTCGCGATCCTCACCCGCACCGAGCTGCTGCTCGTGGTCCTCGGTGGCCTGTTCGTCCTCGAGACGGTGTCGGTGATGATGCAGGTCGGCTTCTTCAAGCTGACCAAGGGCAAGCGGATCTTCCGGATGGCGCCGATCCACCACCACTTCGAGATGCTCGGCTGGGAGCAGGTCACCGTCGTGATCCGGTTCTGGATCATCACCGGCCTGTTCGTCGCCACCGGCCTCGGCATCTTCTACGCCGAGTGGGTGTCGCGACTGTGA
- the murG gene encoding undecaprenyldiphospho-muramoylpentapeptide beta-N-acetylglucosaminyltransferase has product MRILLAGGGTAGHTSPLLATADALRRLDPEAEITCLGTPRGLENKVVPEAGYPLRLVPPVPLPRKPGKDLALVPKRLRAAVKAALDVIDDVRPDVVVGYGGYVSMPAYVAARRRKLPLVVHEQNALPGIANKFGARVATRVAVSFPDTPLRKAEYVGLPIRRMIATLDRPALRAEARAFFGLDPELPTLVVTGGSQGARRLNQAISGAAAALGSGGVQVLHVIGPNGASDPSWSEPAPTGVPYVVLPFVERMDLALAAADLMVCRAGASSVVEASASGVPAIFVPLPIGNGEQALNAKPVVEAGGALLVEDAAFSADYVADTVPALATDRDRLAAMGAAAANLVPRDADDKLARIIQDVAR; this is encoded by the coding sequence GTGAGGATTCTTCTGGCCGGTGGGGGAACGGCGGGGCACACCTCGCCACTGCTCGCGACGGCGGACGCGCTGCGTCGCCTCGACCCGGAGGCGGAGATCACCTGTCTCGGGACCCCGCGCGGGCTGGAGAACAAGGTCGTCCCCGAGGCCGGCTACCCGCTGCGCCTCGTGCCCCCGGTGCCCTTGCCGCGCAAGCCCGGCAAGGACCTCGCCCTGGTGCCGAAGCGGCTGCGCGCCGCGGTGAAGGCCGCGCTCGACGTCATCGACGACGTCCGCCCCGACGTCGTGGTCGGCTACGGCGGCTACGTCTCCATGCCGGCGTACGTCGCCGCCCGGCGCCGCAAGCTGCCCCTGGTCGTGCACGAGCAGAACGCCCTGCCCGGCATCGCCAACAAGTTCGGCGCTCGCGTCGCCACCCGGGTCGCGGTCAGCTTCCCGGACACCCCGCTCAGGAAGGCCGAGTACGTCGGCCTGCCGATCCGGCGCATGATCGCGACCCTCGACCGGCCGGCCCTGCGGGCCGAGGCCCGCGCCTTCTTCGGCCTCGACCCCGAGCTGCCGACCCTCGTCGTCACCGGAGGCTCGCAGGGCGCGCGGCGGCTCAACCAGGCGATCAGCGGCGCCGCGGCAGCCCTCGGCTCGGGCGGGGTGCAGGTGCTGCACGTGATCGGTCCCAACGGCGCGAGCGACCCGAGCTGGTCCGAGCCCGCGCCGACCGGTGTGCCCTACGTGGTGCTGCCGTTCGTCGAGCGGATGGACCTCGCCCTCGCCGCCGCCGACCTGATGGTCTGCCGCGCCGGTGCGTCCAGCGTGGTCGAGGCCTCCGCCAGCGGCGTCCCCGCGATCTTCGTCCCGCTCCCGATCGGCAACGGCGAGCAGGCGCTCAACGCGAAGCCGGTCGTCGAGGCCGGGGGAGCCCTGCTGGTCGAGGACGCCGCGTTCAGTGCCGACTACGTCGCCGACACCGTGCCGGCGCTGGCCACCGACCGCGACCGGCTCGCCGCGATGGGTGCCGCGGCCGCGAACCTCGTGCCCCGCGACGCCGACGACAAGCTGGCCCGGATCATCCAGGACGTCGCCCGGTGA
- the murC gene encoding UDP-N-acetylmuramate--L-alanine ligase, producing the protein MKIPVPDEILPADRLGRVHLVGIGGAGLSAIARLMHQAGVVVSGSDANDSAVVQALRAEGITVHVGHDAAHLEGVDTVVATTAAREDNPEIVEATARGLRLWPRSAGLQSVLIGKRVVAIAGTHGKTTTTAMLTVALQEAGLDPTFAIGAEVESLGTNARLGGGEVAVVEADESDGAFLVYTPEVAAITNVDADHLDHWGTEEAYEAAFAEFARRARVTVAERADLADVTASFAEGAQVRGHDLVVEGGRTRFRVEARGEDLGEVELAVPGRHYAVDALLALAVGLELGAEPAALIRGLARHRGAKRRMELVGSAGEADRAIRVYDSYAHHPSEIRGDLEAARSMVTGDQRLLVCFQPHLVSRTRIFGAAMGRELAAADEVVVMDVYVAREDPDPEVTGALVAAAVPLPAERVRFVADRADVVPTLVGLARPGDLVLTLGAGDVTTIAPQVLAALGAAGG; encoded by the coding sequence GTGAAGATCCCGGTCCCCGACGAGATCCTGCCCGCCGACCGGCTCGGCCGCGTCCACCTCGTCGGCATCGGCGGCGCCGGCCTGTCCGCGATCGCCCGGCTGATGCACCAGGCGGGCGTCGTTGTCAGCGGCAGCGACGCCAACGACTCCGCCGTCGTGCAAGCCCTGCGCGCCGAGGGCATCACCGTCCACGTCGGCCACGACGCGGCCCACCTCGAGGGCGTCGACACGGTCGTGGCCACCACCGCCGCCCGCGAGGACAACCCCGAGATCGTGGAGGCCACGGCGCGCGGCCTGCGCCTGTGGCCGCGCTCCGCGGGCCTGCAGTCGGTGCTGATCGGCAAGCGGGTTGTCGCCATCGCCGGGACCCACGGAAAGACCACCACGACCGCGATGCTCACCGTCGCGCTGCAGGAGGCGGGCCTCGACCCGACCTTCGCGATCGGCGCCGAGGTCGAGAGCCTCGGCACCAACGCCCGGCTGGGCGGGGGCGAGGTCGCGGTCGTCGAGGCCGACGAGTCCGACGGCGCCTTCCTCGTCTACACCCCCGAGGTCGCCGCGATCACCAACGTCGACGCCGACCACCTCGACCACTGGGGCACCGAGGAGGCCTACGAGGCTGCCTTCGCCGAGTTCGCCCGCCGTGCGCGGGTCACCGTGGCCGAGCGGGCCGACCTGGCCGACGTCACGGCGTCCTTCGCCGAGGGCGCCCAGGTCCGCGGCCACGACCTCGTCGTCGAGGGCGGGCGCACGCGCTTCCGCGTCGAGGCGCGCGGCGAGGACCTCGGCGAGGTCGAGCTCGCCGTCCCCGGCCGCCACTACGCCGTCGACGCCCTGCTCGCCCTCGCGGTCGGCCTCGAGCTCGGCGCCGAGCCCGCCGCGCTGATCCGCGGGCTCGCCCGCCACCGTGGCGCCAAGCGCCGGATGGAGCTGGTCGGATCGGCCGGCGAGGCCGACCGTGCCATCCGCGTCTACGACTCCTACGCCCACCACCCCAGCGAGATCCGCGGCGACCTCGAGGCGGCCCGCTCGATGGTCACCGGCGACCAGCGCCTCCTCGTCTGCTTCCAGCCGCACCTCGTCTCGCGCACCAGGATCTTCGGGGCCGCGATGGGCCGCGAGCTCGCCGCCGCCGACGAGGTCGTCGTGATGGACGTGTACGTCGCCCGCGAGGACCCCGACCCGGAGGTCACCGGAGCGCTGGTGGCCGCCGCCGTGCCGCTGCCCGCGGAGCGGGTCCGCTTCGTGGCGGACCGTGCCGACGTCGTACCCACGCTGGTGGGGCTGGCCCGGCCCGGCGACCTCGTGCTGACCCTCGGGGCGGGCGATGTCACGACGATCGCGCCCCAGGTCCTGGCAGCCCTCGGAGCGGCGGGTGGCTAG
- the murD gene encoding UDP-N-acetylmuramoyl-L-alanine--D-glutamate ligase has protein sequence MGVATVSRPDPTTLGRKDSWAGVRAVVAGFGTSGAAAVDNLLHLGADVHAVAESVSPKILERVELLEVLGARIDVHEGATSILPDDVDVLVVSPGFRPDAPIITAARDRGVPVWGEVELAWRLRDPDHPAPWLCITGTNGKTTTVQMLDSILRAAGLRSVAAGNVGLPLTEAVMDPEPYDVIAVELSSFQLHYTDTMAAESAVVLNVAEDHLDWYDGPSAMDDYARDKGRIYQGVERACVYNVADPATEQLVRDADVVEGARAIGFTLGVPAPGMVGVVDDILVDRAFIEERSTSAAELCTLEDLASRAPHFVTNALAAAALARAHGVSQAAVRDGLRAFQPDGHRIAVVAEHSGITWVDDSKATNPHAAASSLAAFAPVVWVAGGLAKGASFDDLVRSVGDRLRAVVLIGRDRDVIRQALSRHAPDVPVIDVDSPETGDVVGDDRMRRVVAAAAEVARTGDTVLLAPGCASMDQFSDYAARGDAFAEAVRDYIGES, from the coding sequence GTGGGTGTCGCGACTGTGAGCCGGCCCGACCCGACCACCCTGGGCCGCAAGGACTCGTGGGCCGGCGTCCGCGCGGTCGTCGCCGGCTTCGGCACGAGCGGCGCGGCCGCCGTCGACAACCTGCTCCACCTCGGCGCCGACGTGCACGCCGTCGCCGAGTCGGTCAGCCCGAAGATCCTCGAGCGGGTCGAGCTGCTCGAGGTCCTCGGCGCCCGGATTGACGTCCACGAGGGCGCCACCTCGATCCTGCCCGACGACGTCGACGTGCTGGTGGTCTCGCCCGGCTTCCGTCCGGACGCGCCGATCATCACCGCCGCCCGCGACCGCGGCGTCCCCGTCTGGGGCGAGGTCGAGCTGGCCTGGCGGCTGCGCGACCCCGACCACCCGGCACCCTGGCTGTGCATCACCGGCACCAACGGCAAGACCACCACCGTCCAGATGCTCGACAGCATCCTGCGCGCGGCCGGGCTGCGCAGCGTCGCCGCCGGCAATGTCGGCCTGCCGCTGACCGAGGCCGTGATGGACCCCGAGCCCTACGACGTGATCGCCGTCGAGCTCTCCAGCTTCCAGCTGCACTACACCGACACGATGGCCGCCGAGAGCGCCGTGGTCCTCAACGTCGCCGAGGACCACCTGGACTGGTACGACGGCCCGTCGGCCATGGACGACTACGCCCGTGACAAGGGGCGGATCTACCAGGGCGTCGAGCGGGCGTGCGTCTACAACGTCGCCGACCCCGCGACCGAGCAGCTGGTCCGGGACGCCGACGTGGTCGAGGGCGCCCGCGCGATCGGGTTCACCCTCGGCGTGCCCGCCCCCGGCATGGTGGGCGTCGTCGACGACATCCTGGTCGACCGTGCCTTCATCGAGGAGCGGTCCACGAGCGCGGCCGAGCTCTGCACCCTCGAGGACCTCGCCTCCCGCGCGCCGCACTTCGTCACCAACGCCCTCGCCGCGGCCGCGCTCGCGCGGGCCCACGGCGTCAGCCAGGCCGCCGTCCGCGACGGGCTGCGCGCCTTCCAGCCCGACGGCCACCGGATCGCCGTCGTCGCCGAGCACTCCGGCATCACCTGGGTCGACGACTCCAAGGCGACCAACCCCCACGCCGCCGCCTCGTCGCTGGCCGCGTTCGCGCCGGTCGTCTGGGTGGCCGGGGGACTGGCCAAGGGCGCGAGCTTCGACGACTTGGTCCGGTCGGTCGGCGACCGCCTGCGCGCCGTCGTACTCATCGGCCGCGACCGCGACGTGATCCGGCAGGCCCTTTCGCGACACGCTCCCGATGTGCCGGTGATCGACGTGGACAGCCCCGAGACTGGGGACGTAGTCGGTGACGACCGGATGAGGCGCGTCGTCGCGGCAGCGGCCGAGGTCGCCCGAACGGGTGACACCGTGCTGCTGGCCCCGGGATGCGCGTCGATGGACCAGTTCTCCGACTACGCCGCCCGCGGCGACGCGTTCGCCGAGGCGGTCCGGGACTACATCGGCGAGAGCTAG
- a CDS encoding cell division protein FtsQ/DivIB yields the protein MASLRRRPAPTGHEKAQDRARKAFARRQRARRWLTLRKVLAGALAVLLVGLGVYALWFSSWLRTEGVDLVGNDLLTDKQVLAAAEVPTGGPLVNVDLEAIEKRVKSLAAVKKVDVSRKWPHDIRIEITERSPIAVLDLGDRVVAIDADGTSFPTPARAREGLPRIRVGSGADRNALREGAAVVSSLDGDVASMVSYVEVRTVDEILLHLRDDRLVKWGSADQSDDKAAVLLQLLKRKAGTYDVSVPGAPTTK from the coding sequence GTGGCTAGCCTCCGGCGCCGTCCCGCTCCGACCGGCCACGAGAAGGCCCAGGACCGGGCGCGCAAGGCGTTCGCGCGCCGGCAGCGGGCGCGGCGCTGGCTCACGCTGCGCAAGGTGCTCGCCGGTGCCCTGGCCGTGCTGCTGGTCGGGCTCGGCGTCTACGCCCTCTGGTTCTCCTCCTGGCTGCGCACCGAGGGTGTCGACCTGGTGGGCAACGACCTGCTGACCGACAAGCAGGTGCTGGCCGCGGCCGAGGTCCCGACCGGCGGGCCGCTCGTCAACGTCGACCTCGAGGCGATCGAGAAGCGCGTGAAGTCGCTCGCGGCCGTGAAGAAGGTCGACGTGTCACGCAAGTGGCCGCACGACATCCGCATCGAGATCACCGAGCGCTCGCCGATCGCGGTCCTCGACCTCGGCGACCGGGTCGTCGCGATCGACGCTGACGGCACCTCCTTCCCCACGCCCGCACGGGCGCGCGAGGGCCTGCCCCGCATCCGGGTCGGCAGCGGCGCGGACAGGAACGCCCTGCGCGAGGGCGCCGCCGTCGTCTCCTCCCTCGACGGCGACGTCGCCTCGATGGTGAGCTATGTCGAGGTCCGCACGGTCGACGAGATCCTCCTGCACCTGCGCGACGACCGGCTCGTGAAGTGGGGGAGCGCGGACCAGTCCGACGACAAGGCCGCCGTGCTGCTGCAGCTGCTCAAGCGCAAGGCGGGCACGTACGACGTCTCGGTGCCTGGGGCGCCGACGACGAAGTGA